The Chitinophagales bacterium genome has a segment encoding these proteins:
- a CDS encoding PIN domain protein produces MNFKRITLYVDTSVIGGYFDIEFAKETQALFDNLANSRYDIMYSSVTEDELLNAPKQVRDLLETIPNNLKRRVELTEEVVKLADTYITENVVGKTSREDCFHIALATINKADVLVSWNFKHIVNILRIRGYNAVNLKLGYAQIDIRSPKDIVNYEE; encoded by the coding sequence ATGAATTTTAAAAGAATAACCTTGTATGTTGATACTTCTGTAATTGGAGGTTATTTTGATATAGAGTTTGCTAAAGAGACACAAGCATTATTTGACAATTTGGCTAACTCAAGGTATGATATAATGTATTCTTCTGTAACAGAAGATGAATTATTAAATGCTCCAAAACAAGTTCGGGATTTATTAGAAACAATACCAAATAATTTAAAAAGAAGAGTAGAACTCACAGAAGAAGTTGTAAAACTTGCTGATACTTATATTACAGAAAATGTTGTAGGGAAAACAAGTAGAGAAGACTGTTTTCATATTGCTTTAGCAACTATCAATAAAGCAGATGTATTAGTAAGTTGGAATTTTAAACATATTGTAAATATTCTTAGAATAAGAGGATATAATGCAGTGAACTTAAAATTAGGATATGCACAAATTGATATTCGTTCACCAAAAGATATTGTAAATTATGAAGAATAA
- a CDS encoding SET domain-containing protein-lysine N-methyltransferase, with protein MHLYIKEIKEKGRAVFCDEAIAKGMEIEVCPVIVCPNEDRVHIDKTYLYNYYFNWNDDQKATAIALGFGSLYNHAYEPNAIYECYFEEQIIKIIANEDIPAHTEITISYNYDIEDKTKVWFDK; from the coding sequence ATGCATCTATATATAAAAGAAATTAAAGAGAAAGGCCGAGCTGTTTTTTGTGATGAAGCAATAGCCAAAGGAATGGAGATAGAAGTTTGTCCTGTGATAGTTTGTCCGAATGAAGATAGAGTACATATAGATAAAACTTACTTGTATAATTACTATTTTAATTGGAATGATGATCAGAAAGCTACTGCTATTGCTCTTGGTTTCGGCTCTTTATATAATCATGCTTATGAACCCAATGCTATTTATGAATGTTATTTTGAAGAACAAATAATTAAAATTATTGCCAACGAAGATATTCCTGCACATACAGAAATTACAATATCGTACAATTACGATATTGAAGATAAAACTAAGGTTTGGTTTGATAAATGA
- a CDS encoding DUF1287 domain-containing protein: MKFLRYILLVFIFFIAGFFIVKQFVFGNYIHAVARLTKESSLQNLNANQQKIMKNLDYQAHHTKYYDPAYVALDYPNGDIDISTGVCADVVVRALRSIDVDLQQRIHEDMKKDFKAYPNLWNLTKPDKNIDHRRVPNINCYLERQGKLIKDFMNQSTYLPGDIVAWKMETGLHHIGVVVNTNANDGTPLVAHNIGAGTKIQNVLFSWTIIGHYRW; the protein is encoded by the coding sequence ATGAAGTTTTTAAGATATATTTTATTGGTATTTATATTTTTTATTGCTGGATTTTTTATAGTAAAACAATTCGTTTTTGGAAATTATATTCACGCAGTAGCTCGACTTACCAAAGAAAGTTCGCTTCAAAATTTAAATGCCAATCAACAGAAAATAATGAAGAACTTAGATTATCAAGCACATCATACCAAATATTATGATCCTGCTTATGTTGCATTAGATTATCCAAATGGAGATATTGACATTAGTACTGGTGTTTGTGCTGATGTTGTAGTACGAGCTTTGCGAAGTATTGATGTTGATTTACAACAACGCATTCATGAAGACATGAAAAAAGATTTTAAAGCATATCCTAATTTGTGGAATTTAACCAAACCTGATAAAAATATTGACCATAGAAGAGTGCCTAATATTAATTGCTATTTAGAACGACAAGGTAAATTAATAAAGGATTTTATGAATCAATCAACTTATTTGCCTGGTGATATTGTAGCTTGGAAAATGGAAACAGGTTTACACCATATTGGAGTTGTTGTTAATACTAATGCAAATGATGGTACACCTTTAGTAGCACATAATATTGGTGCTGGAACAAAAATTCAGAATGTATTATTTAGTTGGACAATTATTGGACATTATAGATGGTAA
- a CDS encoding gamma-glutamylcyclotransferase: MHHLFSYGTLQLKKVQLENYGRILNGKKDVLYGYRIEDLLITDEIVLKKSEKNIHPVAVKTNHPNDFIEGIIFEITETELAATDQYEVSDYKRVLETFASGNQAWIYVARNNIS; encoded by the coding sequence ATGCACCATTTATTTTCATACGGAACACTACAGTTAAAAAAAGTACAATTAGAAAACTATGGTAGAATTTTAAATGGCAAAAAAGATGTACTTTATGGTTATCGTATAGAAGATTTATTGATAACTGATGAGATTGTACTTAAGAAAAGCGAAAAAAATATTCATCCAGTAGCTGTAAAAACAAATCATCCAAATGATTTTATAGAAGGTATTATTTTTGAAATTACGGAAACAGAATTAGCAGCAACAGATCAATATGAAGTTTCCGACTACAAAAGAGTTTTAGAAACATTTGCTTCTGGCAACCAAGCTTGGATTTATGTCGCTAGAAATAATATAAGTTAA